CCGAGATTAGTGACTGCTGGCGTGTGATGCTTTTCTGGCCCCCGTCGAACAGGGGATAAGAGAAGTTCAAGCCTGCACTCACGCCAAATCTTCTTTGTATTCCTTTAAGCTCGACGGCATTAAGCCCCGTGTTTGCGAAGATGCTCAGCTGCGGGAGGTACTTTGTTTCAAGGGTCTTCTGGGAGCTTACAATAAGCATGCTGTCGATTGAGTACTGCCTGAGGAAGTTCGATTCATTTACGGGGCCTGAGGTATGAAGTTCTGTACTCTGAAGCTCAACCATTGCCGTGTCATAGATGCCGCAGGCGGTATTCAGTTGGTAGAGGTTTGTCTTAAATGCGCTGAAGGCCTCATCTGAGGCGATCTGCTGGTTCGCAAGCTCAACTTTAAGCAGCAGGTAATCGGTTTCTTTTACAAGCCCTTTAAACACTAAGGCATGTGTTATCTGAAGCTGCTGTTTAATTGTATCTATAAGTGCACGCGACAGATAATACAGCTGTCCTGCCTGATAGCTTGCAAGGTACTGCTCGGTTATATCTCTATGAAGAGCGTGCTTTTCCAGTTCTATCGCATTTCCGCTGCTTAGAATCTGAAGCCCGGTCTGCGAATTATAAGCCTCAGTAAGGCCGCTGTTAAATATATTTTTTGTAACATTTAGCTGTGCCGAATAAAGCCCGCCGTTAGTAATTGAAGGATCGTAACCTATGGCCTCAGGATCAGGAGCAGTGGTTATGAGCCTGCTGTTATTGAAATAGGGGGCAAAAAGGTAATTGGCTGTTATGGACACCTGCGGCATATTAAACTGTGCGTTGTTAAGCGACCGGTCCAGGTACTTAATCTCTATGTTATTCATGTCTTCTTTTATGCCTGGATTATTCCGCAATGCAGCTGAAAGGTAGAACTGCAGGTTGTTCTGGGCTGAAAGAAAGTTAGATGTCAGCGTGGTAAGCAGCAGGATATAGCACAATATTTTCATTGTTATATACTATAACTTTCAAATTGTGAATGAAAAGCAGCAAAATCAATAAGCTTTCGTTTAATTTACTGAATTTAGTTTATATTATAAAGCCCGGCCGTCTGAAAGACCGGGCTTTGTATGAAAACCTGATGTGAAACAAATTCAAAAGAGCTTAATCTTTTTCGTTTTCCTCGTCCTGTTCTTTTTCTTTTCCGGATCCTTTAATTTCCTTATTAATTACTTTTCCATTCTTGTCAAGGACTATTTCCATAGAACTTTTACCGCTCTTTACAATCAGTTCGTAGTTTTCCGCGCCGTCTTTTGTAACTCTTTCAGCTGTTGTTATTTTACCTTTCGGGGATTCCTTCTTTACTGATTCAATAACTGAAGCAGGAAGATCTTTGGTAGGAATCTTTTCTTCTATCTCAGCTACTTTTCCGTCGGGCAGGTAAAGGAGGTCCCTTTTGACTTTTCCGTCGACGCTCTCTATTTCAAAAAATGTCTTTCCTTCTTCAACTTCTTTGCCTGAACCCTTAATTACTGCTTTCGGATACGCTTTTTTGAAGGCATCGAGGACAACCTGAGGAATATTTTTTGCGGCGTCTTTTTTCTTTGACTGGGCATTGGAACAAAAAGACACTGTTAGCGTGAGGACGGTAGCCATTAAAACTACTTTTGAATTAAAAATAATGTTTTTCATATTACACCCTGATTTTGATAGAATAGTTGTGTTAATTGAGCAACTAAACTTAGAAAGAGAATATGAAAATAAGATGAAAGCAGGATTTACAGGGAAAAGCAAAACTCAAACAGGCAGCTGTACAGTAAACACTGTTCCCGATTGTTCGACGCTTTCTGCAGAAATCGTACCTTTATGCAGTTCAACGAATTCCCTGGCTATGGTAAGACCCAGGCCGTTGCCCCTGATTTTCGACGGAATATCAGCCGACCGGTAGAATCTTTCAAAGACATTCTTAATTTCAGAAGGACGGATCAGAATACCAAAATTCACGAATTTTATATTTACTTTTCCTGAGGCCAGTTCCATGAAGATTCTGACGGCAGAATTTTTATTAGAATATTTTACCGCATTATCCATAAGGTTGATGAATACACTTTTCATCTTGTCCTTATCCGCGCATATCTGAACGGGTTCAGTTAAATGCAGTTCCAGGGAAATATTCTTTTCACCGGCAGCCTTTTTCATGAACTGAATGCTTTCAATCAAAAGTTCATCGAGGCGTATCTCCTCGAGGTTTAATGAATGCTGAGAGGAGTCGAGCTTTGCAAGAGTCAGTAATGAGGTGGTTAATTTTGAAAGACTTTCAATTTCAAGAAGAGAGGTTCTTATACTTTCTTTATTTGAGCTTCCGGTTAGATTATTTTGGAGCAGTTCCAGCTCAGTCTGCAGAATAGTAAGCGGGGTTCTGATTTCATGTGATGCATCTGAAATAAACTGCCGGTGGCTCCGGAAGGAATTATCTAAACGGCTTATCATATCGTTTAAGGTATTCCCGAGATAAAATATTTCATCTTTAGCCTCAGGAAGTTCCAGCCTTTTATCGAGGCTTTTTGCGGTAATTTCCCTTGCGGTCTGCGACATTCTTATTACAGGCTTAAAGGCTGCCTTAGAGATAAGCCAGGCAGCAAGGCCGGCAATGAGGAGGGCAAAGGGGATAATAATGCACATTATGGCAAGAAGCCTGCTTAAAGAATTATCAACGCCCTTCAGGGAAGCCATAATACGGAGGGCATATTCAATTCTTCCATTGCATTCAACCCCGCTCCAGTATGATCTGTAGCTCTCACCCGAAGGGGTTTTAACTGTCCCGGTAAAATCACTGTTGATTATGGCGATTTTCCATTTATCTTCATCAACGGCGATGGAGTCTGAGAGCAGCTTGTTGCCATGAGTGTCGTAAAGGGCGAGCTTTACATCCTGCAGGCCTTCGGTTTTTACCTGCTTCAGTTCATCTGTATTCAGGCTTTTTTCATCGGAGACCTGTTCTTCTATTTCCGACTGAAGGACTATTGAATAACTTTTAATACTGCTGTCGATCCTTTCAATTTCATTTTGCTTAATGCTCTGATAAATTATAAAAGCAAAGATTACAAGCACAATTCCGAATACCAAGGTATAGGCCAGGATCAGCTTCTGTTTAATTGTAAGAGTCATTCTGCATTCTCCGAGAACATATAGCCTGCTCCTCTTACTGTATGAATCAGCTGTTTTGAAAAACCGTTATCCATCTTTTGCCTTAAGAATTTAACATAGGATTCAATTATGTTGCTTCTGGGGTCGAAATTCATATCCCAAAGATGCTCAGATATCATCTCTCTTGAGAGAATCCGGCCGGAATTTAACATAAAGAGTTCGAGCAGGGAAAATTCCTTGGCAGTAAGCATTATTTCTTTGCCTTCACGCAGAGCCCTATGCGTATTCTGATCCAGGGAAATGCCATACTTTACAATGACAGTGCTTCTTACCTTGCTGTTCCTTCTTATAAGCGAGCGCAGTCTGGCCAGAAGCTCACCGAAGTGAAACGGTTTAGCAAGGTAATCATCGGCTCCGTTATCGAGGCCTTTGATTTTATCGTTAACGTCGTCAAGCGCAGTAAGCATTAAGATTGGCGTCAGTATTTTGTCCTGCCTCAGGTTCATACATGTCTTAAAACCATCCTGCAGAGGCAGTTTTACATCCAGAATAATTGCATCATAGTCATTTATTTTAGCCAGGCTTTCTCCACGGATTCCGTCAAAAGCCTGATCTACGGCGAAGCTCTCCTGCCTGAGACCCTTCGAAAGGCCGGCTGATATTTTTTCGTCGTCTTCAATAATAAGGATTCTCATTATCATTTACCTGCTGAATTTGAGCCGCTTACGTTATCAAATTAATAATTTTGAAAAATTATCTTCCCCAATTTAAATGTTTTATATGGACAATACCAAAACGCCAAAACTCTTCATGTTATTCTTTCCTTCAATCATGCCAATGAGGTATATGTTATGTGTTTTCGGGTCAAGGGCCAGAGTTCTCAACCCTTTTGCAGTAGGAATATTTGCAAGCACCTTGTATCTGTCCGGAGATTCCTGGCTTATTTCCGTAAGTGTCCCTTCACCGTTTGAGCTGAATACATGGTGTGACGCAGGGTCATAAGCGCAGCCGTCAACACCGCCGCCGATCGGGACTTCGGCAACTACTTTTCCTGTTACGGCGTCGAGCACGGCCATTTTTGTATTTCTTCCTACGGTGAAAAGTCTGTTGTTATAAAGGTCTATTGCCATGCCTGAGGGCTCCCGGCAGGGGGCAATTGACCACTTTGCTGTTACTTCCAGCTCTTTGGGATCGAATTCTTCTATGATGCTCTTGTCTTCAATGTTGACATACATTTTCCCCTTGAGATTTGAGACGGCAAATTCAGGCTTTCCGTCGAGTGGAAGTGTTCCGG
The DNA window shown above is from Ignavibacteria bacterium and carries:
- a CDS encoding TolC family protein, with the protein product MKILCYILLLTTLTSNFLSAQNNLQFYLSAALRNNPGIKEDMNNIEIKYLDRSLNNAQFNMPQVSITANYLFAPYFNNSRLITTAPDPEAIGYDPSITNGGLYSAQLNVTKNIFNSGLTEAYNSQTGLQILSSGNAIELEKHALHRDITEQYLASYQAGQLYYLSRALIDTIKQQLQITHALVFKGLVKETDYLLLKVELANQQIASDEAFSAFKTNLYQLNTACGIYDTAMVELQSTELHTSGPVNESNFLRQYSIDSMLIVSSQKTLETKYLPQLSIFANTGLNAVELKGIQRRFGVSAGLNFSYPLFDGGQKSITRQQSLISAHTIAAQRESQRITIRNKLNEVSGQLEVYSRSINAIQSQMKDYEQILRLSRSELMRGELTMVEFITIIRNFLELKKAEIQTFAGYQQALNQFNYWNW
- a CDS encoding response regulator transcription factor translates to MRILIIEDDEKISAGLSKGLRQESFAVDQAFDGIRGESLAKINDYDAIILDVKLPLQDGFKTCMNLRQDKILTPILMLTALDDVNDKIKGLDNGADDYLAKPFHFGELLARLRSLIRRNSKVRSTVIVKYGISLDQNTHRALREGKEIMLTAKEFSLLELFMLNSGRILSREMISEHLWDMNFDPRSNIIESYVKFLRQKMDNGFSKQLIHTVRGAGYMFSENAE
- a CDS encoding YncE family protein; protein product: MRRYIYLPGLTVTLFLLLQAGQLFSQPAGYKVTGAINIGGSDRWDYCIVDSVNHQLFVSHGNKVHAVNLNTNKLSGEITGLNGVHGIAIAYDFNKGFISNGKSDTVTVFNLKTLKVTGSIRVTGKNPDAIIYDPFSQRVFTFNGRSSNATAIDAKTDKVAGTLPLDGKPEFAVSNLKGKMYVNIEDKSIIEEFDPKELEVTAKWSIAPCREPSGMAIDLYNNRLFTVGRNTKMAVLDAVTGKVVAEVPIGGGVDGCAYDPASHHVFSSNGEGTLTEISQESPDRYKVLANIPTAKGLRTLALDPKTHNIYLIGMIEGKNNMKSFGVLVLSI
- a CDS encoding HAMP domain-containing protein; the encoded protein is MTLTIKQKLILAYTLVFGIVLVIFAFIIYQSIKQNEIERIDSSIKSYSIVLQSEIEEQVSDEKSLNTDELKQVKTEGLQDVKLALYDTHGNKLLSDSIAVDEDKWKIAIINSDFTGTVKTPSGESYRSYWSGVECNGRIEYALRIMASLKGVDNSLSRLLAIMCIIIPFALLIAGLAAWLISKAAFKPVIRMSQTAREITAKSLDKRLELPEAKDEIFYLGNTLNDMISRLDNSFRSHRQFISDASHEIRTPLTILQTELELLQNNLTGSSNKESIRTSLLEIESLSKLTTSLLTLAKLDSSQHSLNLEEIRLDELLIESIQFMKKAAGEKNISLELHLTEPVQICADKDKMKSVFINLMDNAVKYSNKNSAVRIFMELASGKVNIKFVNFGILIRPSEIKNVFERFYRSADIPSKIRGNGLGLTIAREFVELHKGTISAESVEQSGTVFTVQLPV